A genomic region of Leptotrichia massiliensis contains the following coding sequences:
- a CDS encoding energy-coupling factor transporter transmembrane component T codes for MNNFLKNLYPLTKFYLVLTLIISGFIIPYNIYGYLLFIICGIFAFLYGKLGSYVKRAFLSLFLLTLVIFLAQSLLFVSEEIFAKIWIFIIYKKGLFKAIAVTSKLWAIVTPITLLILITPVKDFITALEKKGINPKMAFILLLTLQMIPEMGKQAGVILDSQRSRGVETEGNIFVRAKALLPVFVPLVLSSILNTEERAITLEARGFSIGEKRTILHDIEETKNDKIMKIMLAIFIVLCIVWRVLWVISK; via the coding sequence ATGAATAATTTTTTAAAAAATTTATATCCTTTGACAAAGTTTTATTTAGTGTTGACACTCATTATATCAGGATTTATCATTCCTTATAATATTTATGGATATTTACTTTTTATAATTTGTGGAATATTTGCCTTTTTATATGGGAAATTAGGGAGTTATGTTAAAAGAGCCTTCTTAAGCTTATTTTTATTAACTTTAGTAATATTTTTAGCTCAGAGTTTATTATTTGTTTCAGAAGAAATATTTGCAAAAATATGGATTTTTATAATTTACAAAAAAGGTTTATTTAAAGCAATTGCTGTCACATCAAAATTATGGGCTATTGTAACACCGATTACACTGCTAATTTTAATTACACCAGTAAAAGATTTTATAACTGCATTAGAAAAAAAAGGAATTAATCCTAAAATGGCATTCATTTTACTTTTAACTTTACAAATGATACCAGAAATGGGAAAACAGGCTGGTGTAATTTTGGATTCACAGCGTTCAAGAGGAGTGGAAACGGAAGGAAATATTTTTGTAAGAGCAAAGGCGTTATTACCAGTATTTGTTCCATTGGTATTATCATCCATTTTGAATACTGAAGAACGTGCCATTACACTTGAAGCACGTGGGTTTTCCATTGGAGAAAAGCGGACAATATTACATGATATAGAAGAAACAAAAAATGATAAAATTATGAAAATTATGCTGGCTATTTTTATAGTGCTGTGTATTGTGTGGAGGGTTTTATGGGTTATTTCAAAATAG
- a CDS encoding dicarboxylate/amino acid:cation symporter, with protein sequence MKKLLGFRKLNLLAQILIGALLGILVGQLFPSFAKELKILGVLFTSLVQMVIVPLLFPLVVLSIVTMKNTKKFGNLAFKTFLHFFSITTLVITLSLILGKVTGIGSNIKAGSISTEAIKDVASNINLSDFLTSIVPKNVFTAFADGNLLPVIFFAVFLGIALIAVGDDNKPVITFFESWIKAMYKIVDYAIAFAPVGVFGLIASNVAKTGLGDLYLLGQFVLLLYVGYLAALLIVFPIIAYIFKVPYLKLLSNIKDLVLIAFTTGGSAVVLPTLLERSEENGISESVSAFATPLGYSFNLIGACIYISLSVTFITNLYSTPLTWGQLIPLILFLTIITKGIAAVPSGALVVLLATATQLNLPAEGIALIVSVDFLANAGRTAVNVVGNTLVPAIIEKTGEYEVAETEEVYAGLRENAAVAE encoded by the coding sequence ATGAAAAAATTATTAGGATTTAGAAAATTGAATTTATTGGCACAGATATTGATTGGTGCGTTATTAGGTATTTTGGTTGGGCAGTTATTTCCGTCGTTTGCTAAAGAGTTAAAAATACTGGGAGTGCTGTTTACAAGTTTAGTTCAGATGGTTATTGTGCCGCTTCTATTCCCGCTGGTTGTTTTATCAATAGTTACAATGAAAAATACTAAAAAGTTTGGAAATCTTGCATTTAAGACATTTTTACACTTTTTCTCAATTACAACGTTAGTAATCACGCTTAGCCTTATTTTAGGGAAAGTAACAGGAATTGGTTCAAATATAAAAGCTGGAAGCATTTCCACAGAAGCTATTAAAGATGTTGCTTCTAACATTAATTTGAGCGATTTCTTAACATCAATTGTACCTAAAAATGTATTTACAGCATTTGCAGATGGAAATCTTTTACCAGTTATATTTTTTGCAGTATTTTTGGGAATTGCCTTAATTGCTGTTGGAGATGACAATAAGCCTGTTATAACATTCTTTGAATCGTGGATAAAGGCTATGTATAAGATTGTAGATTATGCCATTGCATTTGCACCTGTGGGAGTGTTTGGGCTGATTGCAAGCAATGTCGCAAAAACTGGACTTGGAGATTTATACTTGCTAGGACAGTTTGTACTGCTTCTTTATGTTGGATATTTGGCGGCTTTATTAATCGTATTTCCGATTATTGCATACATATTCAAAGTTCCTTATTTAAAATTATTATCAAATATTAAGGATTTGGTGCTAATAGCCTTTACAACAGGAGGTTCTGCGGTAGTTTTACCTACGCTTCTTGAACGTAGTGAAGAAAATGGAATATCTGAATCAGTTTCAGCTTTTGCTACACCGCTTGGATATTCATTTAATCTCATTGGAGCCTGCATTTATATAAGTTTATCAGTAACATTTATAACAAACTTGTACTCAACTCCGCTTACATGGGGTCAATTAATACCGTTAATATTGTTTTTGACAATAATTACAAAAGGAATTGCAGCAGTTCCATCTGGAGCATTGGTTGTACTGCTTGCGACTGCAACACAACTTAATTTACCTGCAGAAGGCATTGCCTTGATTGTATCAGTTGACTTTTTGGCAAATGCTGGACGTACAGCGGTAAATGTAGTTGGAAACACGCTTGTTCCTGCGATTATTGAAAAAACTGGAGAATATGAAGTTGCGGAAACAGAGGAAGTGTATGCTGGACTTCGAGAAAATGCAGCTGTAGCTGAATAA
- a CDS encoding amino acid ABC transporter ATP-binding protein, protein MADSEVLLELSDIKKEYKKGVPALKGVSLSVNKSEVVVILGPSGCGKSTLLRCVNGLEEIQSGEIKLQGNVINKDKTKWHLIRQRIGMVFQSYELFDHMTVMQNLLLGPLKVQKRDKKEVTEQAEKLMERVGLLDKKNSYPRELSGGQKQRIAIIRSLCMNPEIMLFDEVTAALDPEMVREVLDVILELAKEGMTMIIVTHEMEFAKAVADRIVFMDSGEIVETNYPLEFFRNPKTERAKKFLNIFNFEKKDKVESALLI, encoded by the coding sequence ATGGCAGATTCGGAAGTTTTATTGGAACTTTCTGATATAAAAAAAGAATATAAAAAAGGCGTACCCGCACTAAAAGGAGTTTCGCTTTCAGTAAATAAAAGTGAGGTTGTAGTAATACTGGGGCCTTCTGGATGTGGAAAAAGTACACTTTTAAGGTGTGTAAACGGACTTGAAGAAATTCAGTCTGGAGAAATAAAATTACAAGGAAATGTTATTAATAAAGACAAGACAAAATGGCATTTAATACGCCAGAGAATAGGAATGGTGTTTCAAAGTTACGAATTATTTGACCATATGACAGTTATGCAAAATCTTCTGCTAGGACCGCTTAAAGTACAGAAAAGGGATAAAAAGGAAGTTACAGAACAAGCAGAAAAATTGATGGAAAGAGTAGGGCTTCTGGATAAAAAGAACTCATATCCAAGAGAACTGTCAGGAGGACAAAAACAAAGAATAGCAATTATAAGATCACTATGTATGAATCCAGAAATAATGCTGTTTGATGAAGTTACAGCGGCACTTGATCCTGAAATGGTAAGAGAAGTGCTGGATGTAATACTGGAATTGGCAAAGGAAGGAATGACAATGATAATCGTTACTCATGAAATGGAATTTGCTAAAGCAGTTGCGGATAGGATAGTATTTATGGATTCTGGAGAAATCGTTGAAACAAATTATCCGCTGGAATTTTTTAGAAATCCAAAAACTGAAAGGGCTAAGAAATTCTTAAATATATTTAATTTTGAAAAGAAAGATAAGGTGGAATCAGCTTTGTTGATATAA
- a CDS encoding energy-coupling factor ABC transporter ATP-binding protein, giving the protein MSFITVKNLSFKYPSGTENVLNDVSLEVKKGEKVAIIGQNGAGKTTMVKMLNGLLKPVGGDVVVDDWNTKKYTVAKMSQKVGYVFQNPMDQIFHNNVYDEIAFGAKKLKYSPDETKTMVENAIKLTELEKYQKENPYNLPYSLRKFVTIAAVIAMGSDVIVMDEPTAGQDFRGMRVLHNLIDELQKQGKTIITITHDMEFVVKNFDRVIVMTNGKVIADGDKRDIFWQFDTLEKSMVKQPYISDLSKEIEMNGKVLSVEEFVDNYRK; this is encoded by the coding sequence ATGAGTTTTATTACTGTCAAAAATTTGAGTTTTAAATATCCGAGCGGAACTGAAAATGTGCTTAATGATGTTTCTCTTGAAGTTAAAAAAGGAGAGAAAGTTGCGATTATCGGGCAAAATGGTGCTGGGAAAACAACGATGGTAAAAATGCTGAATGGGTTGTTAAAGCCAGTAGGCGGAGATGTTGTTGTAGATGACTGGAATACAAAGAAATATACCGTTGCCAAAATGAGCCAGAAAGTCGGATATGTCTTTCAAAATCCAATGGATCAGATATTTCATAACAATGTTTACGATGAAATAGCCTTTGGAGCAAAAAAATTAAAATATTCTCCTGATGAAACAAAAACAATGGTGGAAAACGCCATAAAATTAACGGAACTTGAAAAATATCAAAAGGAAAATCCGTACAATTTACCGTATTCCTTGAGAAAATTTGTTACAATTGCAGCAGTAATTGCGATGGGTTCAGACGTTATTGTAATGGATGAGCCGACAGCAGGGCAGGATTTCAGAGGAATGAGAGTTTTACATAACCTGATTGATGAACTTCAAAAGCAAGGGAAGACAATTATTACAATAACTCATGATATGGAATTTGTAGTAAAAAATTTTGACAGGGTAATTGTAATGACAAATGGAAAAGTTATCGCTGATGGAGATAAACGTGATATTTTCTGGCAATTTGATACATTGGAGAAAAGCATGGTGAAACAGCCATATATTAGTGATCTGTCTAAGGAAATAGAAATGAATGGAAAGGTTTTGTCTGTGGAGGAATTTGTGGACAATTATAGAAAGTAA
- a CDS encoding ATP-grasp domain-containing protein has translation MSKVYIIHENMDWTRHLTARLDELSVLYEELNLSEGILNIGKEPEKGVYYNRMSASSHTRGHRYAPELTEQVLTWLENKGTEAVRVINGTSAINLEVSKLKQYILLQKAGINTPKTLGVVGKGQILNAAKELDTYPFIIKHNRAGKGLGVRLIRSYEELDNYVNGNDFEDSVDGISLIQEYVKPVDGHIIRAEFIGGKYLYAVKVDSSDGFELCPADSCQINDKFCPVGEEAAEKTKFRIIERLPENQIEKYEKFLKENHIDVAAIEFIINENNEVFVYDINTNTNYNADAEKIAGKYAMLELAKYLKDELEKLG, from the coding sequence ATGTCAAAAGTATATATAATTCATGAAAATATGGATTGGACAAGACATCTAACTGCAAGGCTGGATGAATTGTCAGTTCTTTATGAAGAACTGAATTTGTCAGAAGGAATATTAAATATAGGAAAAGAGCCTGAAAAAGGCGTGTATTATAATAGAATGAGCGCTTCTTCACACACAAGAGGGCACAGATATGCACCAGAATTAACGGAGCAAGTCTTAACATGGCTCGAAAACAAAGGAACAGAAGCAGTCCGTGTAATTAATGGGACATCTGCAATAAATCTTGAAGTGAGCAAGCTGAAACAATACATCTTACTGCAAAAGGCAGGGATAAATACTCCAAAAACATTAGGAGTTGTGGGAAAAGGGCAAATCTTAAATGCTGCAAAAGAACTTGACACATATCCTTTTATCATAAAGCACAACAGAGCTGGAAAAGGACTTGGAGTAAGGCTTATAAGAAGTTATGAAGAACTTGACAATTATGTAAATGGAAATGATTTTGAAGATTCTGTCGATGGAATAAGCTTGATTCAGGAATATGTGAAGCCTGTAGATGGACATATCATAAGAGCTGAATTTATAGGTGGAAAATATCTTTATGCCGTAAAAGTTGATTCAAGCGATGGATTTGAACTATGTCCAGCAGATTCGTGCCAGATAAATGATAAATTCTGCCCTGTAGGAGAAGAAGCAGCAGAAAAAACAAAATTTAGAATTATCGAAAGATTGCCAGAAAATCAAATTGAAAAATATGAGAAATTTTTGAAAGAAAACCACATAGATGTGGCGGCAATAGAGTTTATCATAAATGAAAACAACGAAGTTTTTGTTTATGACATAAATACAAATACCAACTACAATGCCGATGCTGAAAAAATAGCTGGGAAATATGCTATGTTGGAACTAGCAAAATATTTAAAAGATGAATTGGAAAAATTAGGATAA
- a CDS encoding amino acid ABC transporter permease — translation MDFNFIIENIPKYLEAMKLTLFIGIFGIIFSILIGIVCALVLYYRVPAARQIVGIYIELSRNTPLVIQLFFLYFGLPKIGITFNSHICAVIGLSFLGGSYMCEAFRSGLESVTKGQRESGLSIGLTESQLITNVILPQAFTVSFPAIAANIIFLLKETSVIGILALMELMYLTRDLIGLYYKTNESLFMLVVAYLIIILPVSFILTVIERRIRYAAVGN, via the coding sequence ATGGACTTTAATTTTATAATAGAAAATATTCCTAAATATTTAGAAGCAATGAAATTGACTTTGTTTATAGGAATTTTTGGGATTATATTTTCAATATTGATTGGAATAGTTTGTGCATTGGTTCTTTATTATAGAGTTCCAGCTGCTAGGCAGATTGTGGGAATTTATATTGAGCTTTCGAGAAATACGCCACTTGTAATACAGCTGTTCTTTCTGTATTTTGGGCTTCCAAAAATTGGAATTACGTTTAATTCGCATATTTGTGCTGTGATTGGATTATCTTTCCTTGGCGGAAGTTACATGTGTGAGGCATTTCGGAGCGGATTGGAGTCGGTTACGAAAGGGCAGCGGGAATCCGGGTTAAGCATTGGACTTACAGAATCACAGCTTATAACTAATGTGATATTGCCACAGGCATTTACGGTTTCGTTTCCAGCGATAGCGGCAAATATAATATTTCTTTTGAAAGAAACTTCAGTAATAGGGATTTTGGCTTTAATGGAACTGATGTACTTGACACGGGACTTGATAGGGCTTTATTATAAAACGAATGAAAGTCTGTTTATGCTTGTTGTGGCATATTTGATTATTATTTTACCAGTTTCGTTTATTTTAACAGTAATTGAAAGGAGAATAAGATATGCAGCTGTCGGGAATTGA
- a CDS encoding amino acid ABC transporter permease, which yields MQLSGIDVIFKGVNLQRLMGGLIVTGQIALVSIVFSILFGLSLGIVMTSKNKIIYGVLKFYLESMRIIPLLVWLFIIYFGVAKGFDLHIDSETTTIIVFVIWGTAEMMDIVRGAIISLPKIQGESAKALGLDTIQVYRYVLLPQAVRRIAPVAVNLITRMIKTTSLAIFIEVAEVLKIGRQIIEFSSRKNPMAPFWVYLFIFFLYFIICYPITLLSKKMEKKWTV from the coding sequence ATGCAGCTGTCGGGAATTGATGTTATTTTTAAAGGAGTCAATTTGCAAAGGCTTATGGGTGGACTTATTGTAACAGGACAAATTGCCCTTGTTTCCATAGTATTTTCAATATTATTTGGATTAAGCCTGGGCATAGTTATGACTTCAAAAAATAAGATTATTTATGGAGTATTGAAGTTTTATCTGGAAAGTATGAGAATCATTCCCTTGCTTGTGTGGTTGTTCATAATTTATTTTGGAGTTGCAAAAGGCTTTGATTTGCATATTGATTCAGAAACTACAACAATAATAGTGTTTGTGATATGGGGAACGGCTGAAATGATGGATATTGTGAGAGGAGCAATTATTTCTCTTCCAAAAATTCAAGGAGAAAGTGCAAAGGCTTTGGGGCTTGATACAATTCAGGTTTATAGATATGTGCTGCTTCCGCAGGCAGTAAGAAGAATTGCACCTGTAGCGGTAAACCTTATAACAAGAATGATTAAGACAACTTCACTTGCGATTTTTATAGAAGTTGCAGAAGTTCTAAAAATAGGACGGCAAATTATAGAGTTTTCAAGCAGGAAAAATCCGATGGCACCATTTTGGGTGTATCTGTTCATATTTTTTCTATATTTCATAATTTGTTATCCAATTACATTATTATCAAAAAAAATGGAGAAAAAATGGACTGTTTAA
- a CDS encoding macro domain-containing protein gives MKPKDLKNRIVLVKGDITEYPADVIVNAANSSLLGGSGVDGAIHRKGGKEITEDCMKIRDSQGKCNVGEAVITRAGNMPFKNVIHTVGPVWQSEKNNEAKLFAEKLLKNAYISSLELAEKNKLKNISFPNISTGVYRFPKDLAAKTAINAVIEYLEKSDFIEKVNFVCFENENFEIYRKLLEEKGIL, from the coding sequence ATGAAACCAAAAGATTTGAAAAATAGAATCGTACTTGTAAAAGGCGATATTACTGAATATCCTGCTGATGTGATTGTCAATGCCGCAAATTCTTCCTTGCTTGGAGGCAGCGGCGTTGATGGTGCAATTCATAGAAAAGGTGGAAAAGAAATAACAGAAGATTGTATGAAAATACGTGATTCTCAAGGGAAATGCAACGTTGGGGAAGCTGTTATTACAAGAGCAGGAAATATGCCATTTAAAAATGTAATTCATACAGTTGGGCCTGTCTGGCAGTCAGAAAAAAATAATGAAGCAAAATTGTTTGCAGAAAAATTGTTAAAAAATGCCTATATTTCAAGTTTAGAATTGGCTGAAAAAAATAAACTGAAAAATATTTCCTTTCCAAATATCTCGACAGGAGTGTACAGATTTCCAAAAGATTTAGCTGCAAAAACGGCTATTAATGCTGTGATAGAATATTTGGAGAAAAGCGATTTTATAGAAAAAGTAAATTTTGTATGTTTTGAAAATGAAAATTTTGAGATTTATAGAAAGTTATTGGAAGAGAAAGGGATTTTATGA
- a CDS encoding NADP-dependent glyceraldehyde-3-phosphate dehydrogenase, translated as MNYKNLVNGEWKDSKNTITIYSPINGEELGTVPAMSREEVDFAMESARKALPAWRALSAVERAAYLNKAADILERDKDKIGENLAKEVAKGIKAAISEVVRTADLIRYAAEEGLRITGEFVNGGGFEAGSKRKYGAVKREPVGVVLAIAPFNYPVNLSASKIAPALIGGNVVIFKPPTQGSISGLLLTQVFAEAGIPAGVFNSVTGKGSEIGDYLIEHKEVNFINFTGSTPIGEKIGKLAGMRPIMLELGGKDAGIVLEDADLEKAAKDIVAGAFSYSGQRCTAIKRVLVMDSVADKLASLIKAEVEKLTVGDPFDNADITTVIDTPSADFIEGLIKDAQEKGAKALTTVKREKNLIWPVVFDNVTTDMRIAWEEPFGPVLPIIRINSVDEAIEIANKSEYGLQSAVFTKNFPLAFEIAEKLEVGTVHINNKTQRGPDSFPFLGIKGSGAGIQGIKYSIESMTRVKSIVFDM; from the coding sequence ATGAATTATAAAAATTTAGTAAATGGAGAGTGGAAAGATTCTAAAAATACAATAACTATTTATTCGCCTATCAATGGTGAAGAGCTTGGAACTGTGCCGGCTATGTCAAGAGAAGAAGTTGATTTTGCTATGGAATCTGCTAGAAAGGCTTTGCCTGCTTGGAGAGCATTGTCGGCTGTGGAAAGAGCAGCTTATTTGAATAAGGCTGCGGATATTCTTGAAAGAGATAAAGATAAAATTGGGGAAAATTTGGCAAAAGAAGTTGCAAAAGGAATTAAGGCTGCTATTTCAGAAGTAGTAAGAACAGCGGATTTGATTAGATATGCTGCAGAAGAAGGACTTAGAATCACAGGTGAATTTGTAAACGGCGGTGGATTTGAAGCTGGAAGCAAGAGAAAATATGGGGCAGTAAAAAGAGAGCCAGTTGGTGTTGTACTTGCAATCGCACCATTTAATTATCCAGTAAATTTATCAGCATCTAAAATTGCACCAGCATTAATAGGAGGAAATGTAGTAATTTTCAAGCCGCCTACACAAGGTTCGATTAGCGGATTGCTGTTAACTCAAGTATTTGCAGAAGCTGGAATTCCAGCAGGAGTATTTAACTCTGTAACTGGAAAAGGTTCTGAAATAGGAGATTATTTGATAGAACATAAAGAAGTGAACTTTATAAACTTTACAGGAAGTACGCCAATTGGGGAAAAAATTGGAAAACTTGCTGGAATGCGTCCAATTATGCTTGAATTAGGTGGAAAAGATGCTGGAATCGTATTGGAAGACGCTGATTTGGAAAAAGCTGCAAAAGATATAGTGGCAGGGGCATTCAGCTATTCTGGACAAAGATGTACTGCAATTAAAAGAGTGCTTGTAATGGATTCTGTTGCAGATAAATTGGCTAGCTTGATAAAAGCAGAAGTTGAAAAATTAACTGTGGGAGACCCTTTTGACAATGCTGATATTACAACAGTAATCGACACTCCATCAGCAGACTTTATCGAAGGATTAATAAAAGATGCACAGGAAAAAGGTGCAAAAGCATTGACAACAGTAAAAAGAGAAAAAAACTTAATATGGCCAGTAGTTTTTGACAATGTAACAACTGATATGAGAATTGCCTGGGAAGAGCCATTTGGACCAGTATTGCCAATTATCAGAATAAATTCTGTAGATGAAGCAATAGAAATTGCAAATAAATCAGAATACGGACTGCAATCAGCAGTATTTACAAAAAATTTCCCATTGGCATTTGAAATTGCTGAAAAACTAGAAGTAGGAACAGTACATATAAATAACAAGACTCAAAGAGGGCCTGACAGTTTCCCATTCTTAGGAATCAAAGGTTCGGGAGCAGGAATTCAAGGAATAAAATACAGCATAGAAAGCATGACAAGAGTTAAATCTATTGTATTTGACATGTAA
- a CDS encoding energy-coupling factor ABC transporter ATP-binding protein, with product MGYFKIENVNYKYPLEEKQALKNINIEIKKGEFWAVIGKNGSGKTTFCNMLRRFAPDFYKGELTGKIMLEDKELKDYSQKELVQKIGFVFQNPFTQISGVKDTVFEEIAYGLENLGLDKEEIISRVEKILKLLEIEKLRDRNPYDLSGGQKQRVALASIIAMNPDILVIDEPTSQLDPKGTEDIFKIINLMANEGKTIILVEHKLELIAEYAQNILVLDEGEIILSGKAEEVLNNKILLEKEIGMTQYSILAYELEKARKVEFEEIPITKEKTVELLKK from the coding sequence ATGGGTTATTTCAAAATAGAAAATGTGAACTACAAATATCCGCTTGAAGAAAAACAAGCCCTGAAAAATATTAATATCGAGATAAAAAAAGGCGAATTTTGGGCTGTAATCGGAAAAAATGGGAGCGGAAAAACGACATTTTGTAATATGTTAAGACGATTTGCGCCTGATTTTTATAAAGGGGAACTGACAGGGAAAATAATGCTGGAAGATAAAGAACTGAAAGATTATTCTCAAAAGGAACTTGTGCAGAAAATAGGGTTTGTATTTCAGAATCCATTTACACAGATTAGCGGGGTTAAAGATACTGTTTTTGAAGAAATTGCTTATGGACTTGAAAATTTAGGTTTAGACAAAGAAGAAATAATTTCTAGAGTTGAAAAAATATTGAAATTGCTTGAAATTGAAAAGCTGCGTGACAGAAATCCGTACGATTTATCTGGCGGACAAAAGCAAAGAGTGGCACTTGCCTCAATTATCGCAATGAATCCTGATATTCTAGTTATTGACGAGCCAACTTCACAGCTTGATCCAAAAGGGACGGAAGATATTTTCAAAATTATAAATTTAATGGCAAATGAAGGAAAAACAATAATTTTGGTTGAGCATAAACTTGAACTTATTGCAGAATATGCTCAAAATATACTTGTCCTTGATGAAGGGGAAATAATTTTGAGTGGAAAAGCGGAAGAAGTTTTAAATAATAAAATTTTGCTGGAAAAGGAAATTGGTATGACACAATATTCTATACTTGCCTATGAACTTGAAAAAGCGAGAAAAGTCGAGTTTGAAGAAATTCCTATAACCAAGGAAAAGACAGTGGAATTATTGAAAAAATAA
- a CDS encoding cysteine ABC transporter substrate-binding protein, producing the protein MKKNFERFVKIIAILVLGVFAISCGKGGKGSAEPGSIEAIKKAGKIRIGVFGDKPPFGFVDENGKNQGYDIYLAKRLAKDLLGDENKIEFITLEAANRVEYLLSNKVDIILANFTVTDERKQKVDFAKPYMKVSLGIVSPEGAPIKDVKELKGKKLIVNKGTTAEIYFTKNHPDIELLKYDQNTETFNALLDKRGAALAHDNTLVFAWATENPGFVVDIKQLGEQDYIAPAVRKGNKELLDWLNTEIDTLTKEGFFEKAYKATLEPVYGNKVDPKTVIIENK; encoded by the coding sequence ATGAAAAAGAATTTTGAAAGGTTTGTAAAAATTATTGCAATCTTAGTTTTAGGGGTATTTGCAATAAGCTGTGGAAAAGGTGGAAAGGGAAGTGCTGAACCAGGATCAATTGAGGCAATAAAAAAAGCAGGAAAAATAAGAATAGGAGTATTTGGAGATAAGCCGCCATTTGGATTTGTTGATGAAAATGGGAAAAATCAAGGTTATGATATTTATTTGGCAAAAAGACTTGCAAAAGATTTATTAGGTGACGAAAATAAAATAGAATTTATCACATTGGAAGCTGCAAATAGAGTGGAATATTTATTATCAAATAAAGTTGACATTATTCTAGCAAACTTTACAGTAACAGACGAAAGAAAACAAAAAGTTGATTTTGCAAAACCTTATATGAAGGTATCATTAGGGATTGTTTCGCCAGAAGGTGCTCCAATAAAAGATGTGAAAGAGCTGAAAGGTAAAAAATTAATAGTTAACAAAGGAACAACAGCAGAAATTTACTTTACAAAAAATCATCCAGATATAGAATTATTGAAATATGACCAAAACACAGAGACATTTAACGCATTATTAGATAAAAGGGGAGCTGCGCTTGCACACGATAATACTCTAGTATTTGCATGGGCAACAGAAAATCCAGGATTTGTTGTGGATATTAAACAGTTAGGGGAACAGGACTACATTGCTCCAGCTGTAAGAAAAGGGAACAAGGAATTATTAGACTGGCTAAATACCGAAATAGATACTCTTACTAAGGAAGGGTTCTTTGAAAAAGCGTATAAAGCAACTCTTGAGCCTGTTTACGGAAATAAAGTTGATCCAAAAACAGTAATTATCGAAAATAAATAG
- a CDS encoding ECF transporter S component: MKSLKEDFSLMSSLLIPVAVAINFTGSLIVSSLKLPLFLDAIGTVFISLVAGPWVGSVTAIITSIATGGFNPVNLAFLPVGILIAIVVGNLTKLKIKNIVIKIVLLILSLTITTVIANTVITILVYKGITPDGTGFVASSLIKLGFGEVFSVIMATFVSEIIDKSLTIIIAVIIVKSMSDRYLIKFKYGENYIK; the protein is encoded by the coding sequence ATGAAAAGTTTAAAAGAGGATTTTTCTTTAATGTCAAGTTTGCTGATACCAGTAGCGGTGGCTATTAATTTTACAGGTTCATTAATTGTAAGTTCTCTAAAATTACCATTATTTTTAGATGCTATTGGGACAGTATTTATAAGTCTTGTTGCAGGACCATGGGTAGGATCAGTGACTGCAATAATTACAAGTATTGCAACAGGTGGATTTAATCCAGTAAATTTAGCATTTTTACCAGTTGGGATACTTATTGCTATTGTTGTTGGAAATCTGACAAAGTTAAAGATAAAAAACATCGTTATAAAAATTGTGCTGTTAATATTGTCACTAACTATAACGACTGTTATTGCAAATACAGTAATTACAATTTTAGTTTACAAAGGAATTACACCAGATGGAACTGGGTTTGTTGCATCATCTTTAATAAAATTAGGATTTGGAGAAGTTTTTTCTGTAATAATGGCGACTTTTGTGTCAGAAATCATAGACAAATCATTGACAATAATTATTGCTGTTATAATTGTAAAAAGTATGTCAGATAGATACTTGATAAAATTCAAATATGGAGAAAATTATATAAAATAA